One window from the genome of Candidatus Eisenbacteria bacterium encodes:
- the aroB gene encoding 3-dehydroquinate synthase has protein sequence MADLLLGYPPAAGRSRVRVARGALARLGAFVRETTGARTVALVSDRRVDHLWGGLARRSLRRAGVAALPFPVPAGERAKSPGQLARLWEGFAAAGLSRADAVVALGGGTTGDLAGLAAATWLRGVPWVCVPTTLLAQVDSSVGGKTAVDLDAGKNLVGAFHQPAGVLADPEVLGTLPARQVRAGLAEVLKKGFAVERRLFEWCERNADPLAAGESAALAEAVKRAIRVKARIVRADEREREGGRRTALNFGHTLGHALEAALGYRRLLHGEAIAIGMRVAAELSVAVAGLPAGERVRLEAMLDHVGLPVHMPAVRIPALRAAMARDKKRRGAVVRWVLTPHMGAVTLPRAVPYPLVRAALLHAGARG, from the coding sequence ATGGCGGACCTCCTGCTCGGCTATCCACCGGCGGCCGGTCGCTCGCGCGTGCGCGTGGCGCGGGGCGCGCTCGCGCGCCTCGGGGCGTTCGTGCGCGAGACCACGGGTGCGCGTACGGTCGCGCTGGTCTCAGACCGGCGCGTGGACCACCTGTGGGGCGGGCTCGCCCGCCGCTCGCTGCGCCGGGCGGGTGTGGCGGCGCTGCCGTTCCCGGTTCCCGCCGGCGAGCGGGCCAAGTCTCCCGGCCAGCTGGCGCGGCTCTGGGAAGGCTTCGCGGCGGCGGGTCTGTCCCGCGCCGACGCGGTCGTGGCGCTTGGCGGCGGGACGACGGGCGACCTGGCCGGACTGGCGGCCGCGACCTGGCTGCGGGGCGTGCCGTGGGTGTGCGTGCCGACGACGCTGCTCGCGCAGGTGGACAGCAGCGTCGGCGGCAAGACCGCCGTGGACCTCGACGCCGGCAAGAACCTCGTGGGCGCTTTCCACCAGCCGGCCGGTGTGCTCGCTGACCCCGAGGTGCTGGGCACCCTGCCGGCGCGCCAGGTGCGCGCGGGGCTCGCCGAGGTCCTCAAGAAGGGCTTCGCGGTGGAACGGCGGCTCTTCGAGTGGTGCGAGCGCAACGCCGACCCGCTCGCGGCCGGCGAGAGTGCGGCCCTCGCGGAGGCGGTGAAGCGGGCGATCCGCGTCAAGGCGCGAATCGTGCGAGCCGACGAACGCGAGCGCGAGGGCGGACGGCGCACGGCGCTCAACTTCGGGCACACGCTCGGGCACGCCCTCGAGGCCGCGCTCGGCTACCGGCGGCTGCTGCATGGCGAGGCGATCGCGATCGGCATGCGCGTCGCGGCCGAGCTGAGCGTGGCGGTGGCCGGGCTGCCCGCGGGCGAGCGGGTGAGGCTCGAGGCGATGCTCGACCACGTCGGGCTGCCGGTGCACATGCCGGCGGTGCGAATCCCGGCGCTGCGAGCCGCGATGGCGCGCGACAAGAAGCGCCGCGGAGCGGTGGTGCGCTGGGTGTTGACGCCCCACATGGGCGCTGTTACGTTGCCCCGCGCTGTTCCGTATCCGCTCGTGCGTGCCGCGCTGCTGCACGCCGGAGCGCGCGGTTGA
- the accB gene encoding acetyl-CoA carboxylase biotin carboxyl carrier protein, with protein MPGKGSRAGGRPARGVKPAARKADNAGGASAAGFELQELRQLIRLVQRTGIGELEVASGGRSVRISAVSTAPASGSVAVPAAVRTAGPAPEAPPAAAPAPDAAAAPAGNLKAITSPMVGTFYRAPAPDADPFVETGDVIAAGQTVCIVEAMKLMNEIESEFKGRVVQVLVENAQPVEFGQKLFLIDPA; from the coding sequence ATGCCCGGCAAGGGTAGCCGGGCCGGCGGCCGGCCTGCGCGCGGCGTGAAGCCGGCGGCTCGCAAGGCCGATAACGCGGGCGGTGCGTCGGCGGCCGGCTTCGAGCTTCAGGAGCTTCGGCAGCTGATCCGGCTCGTCCAGCGCACCGGCATCGGCGAGCTCGAGGTCGCTTCGGGCGGCCGTTCGGTGCGCATCTCCGCGGTTTCGACGGCGCCGGCTTCCGGGTCGGTCGCCGTTCCCGCCGCCGTTCGCACGGCCGGCCCGGCGCCCGAGGCGCCCCCGGCCGCCGCGCCGGCGCCGGACGCCGCGGCCGCGCCGGCCGGCAACCTCAAGGCCATCACCTCGCCGATGGTGGGCACCTTCTATCGCGCTCCGGCTCCGGATGCCGACCCGTTCGTCGAAACGGGCGACGTCATCGCGGCGGGACAGACGGTGTGCATCGTCGAAGCCATGAAGCTCATGAACGAGATCGAATCCGAGTTCAAGGGCCGCGTGGTGCAGGTGCTGGTGGAAAACGCGCAGCCGGTCGAGTTCGGGCAGAAGCTGTTCCTGATCGACCCGGCCTGA
- a CDS encoding 3-dehydroquinate dehydratase, translated as MRILILHGPNLHALGTREPEIYGRVTLADIDARLVALGGELGCDVESLQSDHEGVLIEALYRARGRVHGVVLNPGGLTHTSVALRDAVKGAALPTVEVHVSNPHSREPFRHQSFVSGAALAVVQGFGADSYTLALRGLHAHLNHARQG; from the coding sequence ATGCGCATCCTGATCCTTCACGGACCCAACCTGCACGCGCTCGGCACACGCGAGCCGGAGATTTACGGCCGCGTCACCCTGGCGGACATCGACGCGCGGCTCGTGGCGCTGGGCGGGGAACTCGGCTGCGACGTCGAGAGCCTGCAGAGCGATCACGAGGGCGTTCTGATCGAGGCGCTTTATCGGGCGCGCGGCCGCGTCCACGGAGTCGTGCTCAACCCCGGCGGCCTGACCCACACGAGCGTCGCGCTCCGCGACGCCGTCAAGGGCGCCGCGCTCCCGACGGTCGAGGTGCACGTGTCCAATCCGCACTCGCGGGAACCGTTTCGCCACCAGTCGTTCGTCTCCGGCGCCGCCCTGGCCGTCGTGCAGGGGTTCGGGGCCGACAGCTACACCCTCGCGCTGCGCGGCCTTCACGCGCACCTGAACCATGCCCGGCAAGGGTAG